One Acropora palmata chromosome 2, jaAcrPala1.3, whole genome shotgun sequence genomic window carries:
- the LOC141874770 gene encoding dynein light chain Tctex-type protein 2B-like, which yields METLSELQTKTRKVGLLSASKRSFFAANQPAAGAGHENVNGGVIRNELFFEESEQIRGTQREAIVVGNTYRMAPDPQKKFSPAVVKQLIEEVLVRTLTDVTYDPTVCRDLSLRISEEVKSQVKQLGFDRYKIVCITHIGSKMSQGIKIGSLCCWDANNDNFTECSFANRSLFAVTLVFGVYQE from the exons ATGGAAACACTGTCCGAACTTCAAACTAAAACTCGTAAAGTCGGTCTTCTGTCAGCTTCAAAGCGGAGTTTTTTCGCCGCAAATCAGCCAGCGGCCGGAGCAGGACATGAAAATGTAAATGGAGGTGTTATTCGTAACGAACTGTTCTTCGAAGAATCAGAACAAATACGAGGCACCCAGAGAGAGGCTATCGTTGTGGGGAATACATACCGCATGGCACCCGACCCTCAGAAAAAATTTTCGCCAG CTGTAGTTAAGCAGCTCATAGAAGAGGTGCTGGTTCGCACCCTCACCGATGTTACCTACGACCCGACGGTCTGCCGAGATCTATCGCTCCGAATTTCCGAGGAGGTCAAGTCGCAGGTCAAGCAGCTCGGGTTCGATCGATACAAGATCGTGTGTATAACGCACATTGGGTCGAAGATGTCACAGGGGATAAAGATTGGAAGTTTGTGCTGCTGGGATGCAAATAACGACAATTTTACAGAGTGTAGCTTTGCAAATAGGTCACTGTTCGCAGTAACTTTGGTCTTCGGAGTGTATCAAGAATAA
- the LOC141874769 gene encoding uncharacterized protein LOC141874769 isoform X1 yields MALSFAVVQRIRWPFIRSLKLPTLITFEPLGLGIYRLITSRNICSGHDSNVWQDVLDYWFAPGGEMKWFLGGPQVDKEIQEKFGAIVNKAIAGDLKEWENEPKPSLALIILTDQFTRSIFKGTPKAFSGDAIARPLSRKFIEGKTHNHLEFTCSERAFIYMPLEHNEDIEDQELAVKLFAKLADDFKGTEDQERTMNFLEFAKKHKKVIEMFGRFPQRNKALGRENTQKEEQFMSNIPEGYNW; encoded by the exons ATGGCTTTATCATTCGCGGTTGTTCAAAGAATACGATGGCCTTTCATTAGATCTCTCAAGCTACCGACCTTGATCACATT TGAACCACTTGGCCTGGGAATTTATAGATTGATCACCTCAAGGAATATTTGTTCAGGCCATGATTCAAATGTTTGGCAAGATGTTCTGGATTATTGGTTTGCACCAGGAGGAGAAATGAAATGGTTCCTAGGAGGCCCCCAAGTAGATAaggaaatacaagaaaaatttggAGCAATA GTAAACAAAGCCATTGCAGGAGATCTGAAGGAGTGGGAGAATGAACCTAAACCTTCTCTAGCTTTAATTATTCTTACTGATCAGTTTACAAGGAGTATATTTAAG ggTACTCCTAAGGCTTTCTCAGGAGATGCAATAGCCAGACCACTCTCAAGGAAG TTCATTGAAGGAAAGACTCACAATCACTTGGAGTTCACATGTTCTGAAAGAGCCTTTATCTATATGCCATTAGAACACAATGAAGACATAGAGGATCAG GAACTGGCAGTGAAATTATTTGCTAAATTAGCTGATGATTTCAAGGGTACAGAGGACCAAGAGAGAACTATGAACTTCCTGGagtttgcaaaaaaacataAG AAAGTCATAGAGATGTTTGGCAGATTCCCACAACGAAACAAAGCATTAGGAAGAGAGAACACACAAAAGGAAGAACAATTCATGAGCAATATTCCTGAGGGATATAACTGGTGA
- the LOC141874769 gene encoding uncharacterized protein LOC141874769 isoform X2, whose protein sequence is MKWFLGGPQVDKEIQEKFGAIVNKAIAGDLKEWENEPKPSLALIILTDQFTRSIFKGTPKAFSGDAIARPLSRKFIEGKTHNHLEFTCSERAFIYMPLEHNEDIEDQELAVKLFAKLADDFKGTEDQERTMNFLEFAKKHKKVIEMFGRFPQRNKALGRENTQKEEQFMSNIPEGYNW, encoded by the exons ATGAAATGGTTCCTAGGAGGCCCCCAAGTAGATAaggaaatacaagaaaaatttggAGCAATA GTAAACAAAGCCATTGCAGGAGATCTGAAGGAGTGGGAGAATGAACCTAAACCTTCTCTAGCTTTAATTATTCTTACTGATCAGTTTACAAGGAGTATATTTAAG ggTACTCCTAAGGCTTTCTCAGGAGATGCAATAGCCAGACCACTCTCAAGGAAG TTCATTGAAGGAAAGACTCACAATCACTTGGAGTTCACATGTTCTGAAAGAGCCTTTATCTATATGCCATTAGAACACAATGAAGACATAGAGGATCAG GAACTGGCAGTGAAATTATTTGCTAAATTAGCTGATGATTTCAAGGGTACAGAGGACCAAGAGAGAACTATGAACTTCCTGGagtttgcaaaaaaacataAG AAAGTCATAGAGATGTTTGGCAGATTCCCACAACGAAACAAAGCATTAGGAAGAGAGAACACACAAAAGGAAGAACAATTCATGAGCAATATTCCTGAGGGATATAACTGGTGA